One window of the Nicotiana tabacum cultivar K326 chromosome 4, ASM71507v2, whole genome shotgun sequence genome contains the following:
- the LOC107802399 gene encoding large ribosomal subunit protein eL42, which produces MVNVPKTKKTYCKSKECKKHTLHKVTQYKKGKDSLAAQGKRRYDRKQSGYGGQTKPVFHKKAKTTKKIVLRLQCQGCKHVSQHPIKRCKHFEIGGDKKGKGTSLF; this is translated from the exons ATG GTGAACGTTCCTAAGACAAAGAAGACCTACTGCAAGTCCAAGGAGTGCAAAAAGCACACCTTGCACAAGGTTACACAATACAAGAAAGGGAAAGATAGTTTGGCTGCTCAGGGAAAGCGTCGTTATGACAGGAAGCAGTCAGGTTATGGTGGTCAGACAAAGCCCGTCTTCCACAAAAAG GCAAAAACCACTAAGAAGATCGTGTTGAGGCTGCAATGCCAAGGGTGCAAACATGTTTCACAGCACCCAATCAAG AGGTGCAAGCACTTTGAAATTGGTggagacaagaaaggaaagggAACCTCTCTTTTCTAG
- the LOC107802397 gene encoding M phase phosphoprotein 10 isoform X3, whose amino-acid sequence MATTADDSQSADGVKALRRLKSTDAPLYLSASPDLSEAARLASKYLYSSLKPYTPKSPFAQLLTDGFDAEQIWQQIDFQSEPLLSSLRRQIRQFEKNPEEISKLFNLVEEKKRDKEELAVEEGESEDFKDVAMDDFDDEDDVDDDDEEEEEDDDDEEGDDGEKSEDGEEENGGVKGGLEDKFFKVNQLEEYMEADEAREYGLKKKTKRTRSKDEEEEDEEADEDEDELGFMGLDDDEDDENGGTESARYEDFFGSNKGIGRKKNVKSSDLSDGLGMDDDMSDDNDDNQKKKSLSTHEKELVKLRSTIEEMEKANLEEKAWTMQGEVTAARRPKNSALEVDLDFEHNVRPAPVITEEVTASLEELIQKRIVEGRFDDVQKPPSLPSRAPRETKELDDNKSKKGLAEIYEEEYVQKTGLVSTALSFSDEQKKEATLLFKKLCLKLDALSHFHFTPKPVIEDMSVQANVPALAMEEIAPVAVSDAAMLAPEEVFSGKGDVKEETELTQAERKRRRAKKKRKFKAESSKRTVKAAPQNTLSDDVERNEKS is encoded by the exons ATGGCAACCACGGCGGACGACAGCCAAAGTGCTGACGGCGTTAAGGCTCTCCGGCGGCTCAAATCCACTGACGCACCTCTCTATCTCTCAGCATCACCGGACCTTTCTGAAGCAGCTCGATTAGCCTCCAAGTACCTATACTCTTCTCTCAAACCCTACACCCCGAAGTCACCTTTCGCTCAACTCTTGACGGATGGTTTTGATGCTGAGCAAATATGGCAGCAAATTGACTTCCAATCTGAGCCCTTACTTTCCTCTCTCCGTCGCCAAATCAGACAATTTGAGAAGAATCCTGAGGAAATTTCAAAGCTTTTCAATTTAGTTGAAGAAAAGAAGAGGGACAAAGAGGAATTGGCAGTAGAAGAAGGAGAAAGTGAGGACTTTAAGGATGTAGCTATGGATGATTTTGATGACGAGGATGATGTGGATGATGacgatgaagaagaagaggaggatgatgatgatgaggagggtGATGATGGTGAGAAGAGCGAAGACGGGGAGGAGGAGAATGGAGGGGTAAAAGGGGGACTGGAAGATAAGTTTTTCAAGGTAAACCAGTTGGAAGAGTATATGGAGGCTGATGAGGCAAGGGAATATGGCTTGAAGAAGAAGACTAAGAGGACAAGGAGCAAGGACGaagaggaggaggatgaagaagctGACGAGGACGAGGACG AGCTTGGATTTATGGGCCTCgacgatgatgaagatgatgaaaaTGGAGGAACCGAAAGTGCTAG ATATGAGGACTTCTTTGGTTCAAACAAGGGTATTGGACGGAAGAAAAATGTCAAATCATCTGATCTATCAGATGGCCTGGGAATGGATGATGACATGAGTGATGATAATGATGACAATCAG AAGAAGAAAAGCCTTTCTACCCATGAAAAGGAGCTTGTAAAACTCCGATCTACAATTGAGGAAATGGAGAAAGCAAACTTGGAAGAGAAGGCCTGGACTATGCAAGGAGAA GTAACTGCTGCAAGAAGGCCAAAGAATAGTGCATTGGAAGTTGATCTGGATTTCGAGCACAATGTGAGACCTGCCCCTGTAATTACTGAAGAGGTTACTGCATCACTTGAAGAACTAATTCAGAAACGTATTGTAGAG GGTCGGTTTGATGACGTTCAGAAGCCTCCTAGCTTGCCATCCAGAGCACCGAGAGAAACAAAAGAATTG GATGACAATAAAAGCAAAAAGGGCCTTGCCGAAATTTATGAG GAGGAATATGTCCAGAAAACTGGTCTTGTATCAACAGCATTATCCTTCTCAGATGAGCAGAAGAAAGAG GCCACTTTGCTGTTTAAGAAACTGTGCTTGAAGTTGGATGCTTTGTCTCATTTCCACTTCACTCCAAAACCG GTCATAGAAGATATGTCTGTACAAGCAAATGTCCCAGCACTTGCAATGGAAGAG ATTGCACCTGTGGCAGTCTCTGATGCAGCTATGCTGGCTCCCGAGGAAGTATTTTCTGGCAAAGGAGATGTTAAAGAAGAAACAGAGTTGACACAAGCAGAGAGAAAAAGGAGGAGagcaaagaagaaaaggaaatttaAAG CTGAATCATCAAAAAGGACGGTCAAGGCGGCACCCCAAAATACATTGTCTGATGATGTTGAGA GGAATGAGAAGTCATAA
- the LOC107802398 gene encoding uncharacterized protein LOC107802398 isoform X1: MSFLTGEPKNSWQPALTVDTTTSSYWFNWKVMLCSIWILASMIFASILITKYEGPRDSRNRSREQQKDSPGLLYDDEVWKPCLKTIHPGWLLGYRVVAFLILLLMLILNVAVDGGEIFYYYTQWTFTLITIYFGLGSVLSMYGCYQYHNKVGGDGIDNERLDAEYGSRRLSMNVESSSSSNAAKQVGENAEQNSRQIADFWGYLFQIIFQMNAGAVTLTDCVFWFVLVPFLTIRGYNLNFWIINMHSINVVFLLGDTALNCLRFPWFRIGYFFLWTSVYVVFQWAVHACISIWWPYPFLDLASSFSPLWYSSVALMHIPCYGIFVLVMKLKHHLLRKWFPHSYQCAS, translated from the exons ATGAGTTTTCTAACAGGAGAACCAAAAAACTCATGGCAACCAGCTTTGACTGTTGATACAACAACATCAAGTTACTGGTTTAATTGGAAGGTTATGCTTTGCtccatttggattttagcttcaaTGATTTTTGCATCCATTCTCATAACAAAATATGAAGGCCCTCGCGATTCGAGGAATAGGAGCAGAGAACAGCAGAAAGATTCCCCTGGACTCTTGTATGATGATGAAGTTTGGAAACCATGTCTCAAAACTATACATCCTGGTTGGCTTCTTGGATATAGAGTCGTCGCCTTTTTAATTCTCTTGTTAATGTTAATCTTAAATGTTGCTGTTGATGGAGGTGAAATCTTTTACTACTATACACA GTGGACATTCACATTGATCACTATTTATTTTGGG CTTGGATCTGTGCTTTCAATGTATGGATGTTACCAATATCACAATAAGGTTGGTGGTGATGGAATTGATAACGAGAGATTAGACGCTGAGTATGGTTCGCGAAGATTGTCTATGAATGTAGAAAGTAGCAGCAGTTCAAATGCTGCAAAACAGGTAGGGGAAAATGCAGAACAGAATTCTCGCCAAATTGCTGATTTCTGGGGATATCTTTTTCAGATAATTTTCCAG ATGAATGCTGGAGCTGTAACGCTTACTGATTGTGTCTTCTGGTTTGTACTCGTTCCATTTCTGACAATTAGAGGCTACAATTTAAATTTT TGGATTATAAACATGCATTCAATCAATGTTGTGTTTCTACTTGGTGATACAGCTCTCAACTGCTTG CGTTTCCCTTGGTTTCGAATTGGATATTTCTTTCTGTGGACATCAGTTTATGTTGTTTTCCAGTGGGCAGTCCATGCCTGCATCTCAATTTG GTGGCCATATCCATTCCTCGATCTTGCATCTTCATTTTCTCCTCTATG GTATTCATCAGTGGCGCTAATGCACATACCATGCTATGGTATTTTTGTTTTGGTTATGAAGCTGAAACACCATTTGCTAAGGAAATGGTTCCCTCACTCTTATCAGTGTGCAAGCTGA
- the LOC107802397 gene encoding M phase phosphoprotein 10 isoform X2, with amino-acid sequence MATTADDSQSADGVKALRRLKSTDAPLYLSASPDLSEAARLASKYLYSSLKPYTPKSPFAQLLTDGFDAEQIWQQIDFQSEPLLSSLRRQIRQFEKNPEEISKLFNLVEEKKRDKEELAVEEGESEDFKDVAMDDFDDEDDVDDDDEEEEEDDDDEEGDDGEKSEDGEEENGGVKGGLEDKFFKVNQLEEYMEADEAREYGLKKKTKRTRSKDEEEEDEEADEDEDEDELGFMGLDDDEDDENGGTESARYEDFFGSNKGIGRKKNVKSSDLSDGLGMDDDMSDDNDDNQKKSLSTHEKELVKLRSTIEEMEKANLEEKAWTMQGEVTAARRPKNSALEVDLDFEHNVRPAPVITEEVTASLEELIQKRIVEGRFDDVQKPPSLPSRAPRETKELDDNKSKKGLAEIYEEEYVQKTGLVSTALSFSDEQKKEATLLFKKLCLKLDALSHFHFTPKPVIEDMSVQANVPALAMEEIAPVAVSDAAMLAPEEVFSGKGDVKEETELTQAERKRRRAKKKRKFKAESSKRTVKAAPQNTLSDDVERNEKS; translated from the exons ATGGCAACCACGGCGGACGACAGCCAAAGTGCTGACGGCGTTAAGGCTCTCCGGCGGCTCAAATCCACTGACGCACCTCTCTATCTCTCAGCATCACCGGACCTTTCTGAAGCAGCTCGATTAGCCTCCAAGTACCTATACTCTTCTCTCAAACCCTACACCCCGAAGTCACCTTTCGCTCAACTCTTGACGGATGGTTTTGATGCTGAGCAAATATGGCAGCAAATTGACTTCCAATCTGAGCCCTTACTTTCCTCTCTCCGTCGCCAAATCAGACAATTTGAGAAGAATCCTGAGGAAATTTCAAAGCTTTTCAATTTAGTTGAAGAAAAGAAGAGGGACAAAGAGGAATTGGCAGTAGAAGAAGGAGAAAGTGAGGACTTTAAGGATGTAGCTATGGATGATTTTGATGACGAGGATGATGTGGATGATGacgatgaagaagaagaggaggatgatgatgatgaggagggtGATGATGGTGAGAAGAGCGAAGACGGGGAGGAGGAGAATGGAGGGGTAAAAGGGGGACTGGAAGATAAGTTTTTCAAGGTAAACCAGTTGGAAGAGTATATGGAGGCTGATGAGGCAAGGGAATATGGCTTGAAGAAGAAGACTAAGAGGACAAGGAGCAAGGACGaagaggaggaggatgaagaagctGACGAGGACGAGGACGAGGACGAG CTTGGATTTATGGGCCTCgacgatgatgaagatgatgaaaaTGGAGGAACCGAAAGTGCTAG ATATGAGGACTTCTTTGGTTCAAACAAGGGTATTGGACGGAAGAAAAATGTCAAATCATCTGATCTATCAGATGGCCTGGGAATGGATGATGACATGAGTGATGATAATGATGACAATCAG AAGAAAAGCCTTTCTACCCATGAAAAGGAGCTTGTAAAACTCCGATCTACAATTGAGGAAATGGAGAAAGCAAACTTGGAAGAGAAGGCCTGGACTATGCAAGGAGAA GTAACTGCTGCAAGAAGGCCAAAGAATAGTGCATTGGAAGTTGATCTGGATTTCGAGCACAATGTGAGACCTGCCCCTGTAATTACTGAAGAGGTTACTGCATCACTTGAAGAACTAATTCAGAAACGTATTGTAGAG GGTCGGTTTGATGACGTTCAGAAGCCTCCTAGCTTGCCATCCAGAGCACCGAGAGAAACAAAAGAATTG GATGACAATAAAAGCAAAAAGGGCCTTGCCGAAATTTATGAG GAGGAATATGTCCAGAAAACTGGTCTTGTATCAACAGCATTATCCTTCTCAGATGAGCAGAAGAAAGAG GCCACTTTGCTGTTTAAGAAACTGTGCTTGAAGTTGGATGCTTTGTCTCATTTCCACTTCACTCCAAAACCG GTCATAGAAGATATGTCTGTACAAGCAAATGTCCCAGCACTTGCAATGGAAGAG ATTGCACCTGTGGCAGTCTCTGATGCAGCTATGCTGGCTCCCGAGGAAGTATTTTCTGGCAAAGGAGATGTTAAAGAAGAAACAGAGTTGACACAAGCAGAGAGAAAAAGGAGGAGagcaaagaagaaaaggaaatttaAAG CTGAATCATCAAAAAGGACGGTCAAGGCGGCACCCCAAAATACATTGTCTGATGATGTTGAGA GGAATGAGAAGTCATAA
- the LOC107802398 gene encoding uncharacterized protein LOC107802398 isoform X3 yields MLCSIWILASMIFASILITKYEGPRDSRNRSREQQKDSPGLLYDDEVWKPCLKTIHPGWLLGYRVVAFLILLLMLILNVAVDGGEIFYYYTQWTFTLITIYFGLGSVLSMYGCYQYHNKVGGDGIDNERLDAEYGSRRLSMNVESSSSSNAAKQVGENAEQNSRQIADFWGYLFQIIFQMNAGAVTLTDCVFWFVLVPFLTIRGYNLNFWIINMHSINVVFLLGDTALNCLRFPWFRIGYFFLWTSVYVVFQWAVHACISIWWPYPFLDLASSFSPLWYSSVALMHIPCYGIFVLVMKLKHHLLRKWFPHSYQCAS; encoded by the exons ATGCTTTGCtccatttggattttagcttcaaTGATTTTTGCATCCATTCTCATAACAAAATATGAAGGCCCTCGCGATTCGAGGAATAGGAGCAGAGAACAGCAGAAAGATTCCCCTGGACTCTTGTATGATGATGAAGTTTGGAAACCATGTCTCAAAACTATACATCCTGGTTGGCTTCTTGGATATAGAGTCGTCGCCTTTTTAATTCTCTTGTTAATGTTAATCTTAAATGTTGCTGTTGATGGAGGTGAAATCTTTTACTACTATACACA GTGGACATTCACATTGATCACTATTTATTTTGGG CTTGGATCTGTGCTTTCAATGTATGGATGTTACCAATATCACAATAAGGTTGGTGGTGATGGAATTGATAACGAGAGATTAGACGCTGAGTATGGTTCGCGAAGATTGTCTATGAATGTAGAAAGTAGCAGCAGTTCAAATGCTGCAAAACAGGTAGGGGAAAATGCAGAACAGAATTCTCGCCAAATTGCTGATTTCTGGGGATATCTTTTTCAGATAATTTTCCAG ATGAATGCTGGAGCTGTAACGCTTACTGATTGTGTCTTCTGGTTTGTACTCGTTCCATTTCTGACAATTAGAGGCTACAATTTAAATTTT TGGATTATAAACATGCATTCAATCAATGTTGTGTTTCTACTTGGTGATACAGCTCTCAACTGCTTG CGTTTCCCTTGGTTTCGAATTGGATATTTCTTTCTGTGGACATCAGTTTATGTTGTTTTCCAGTGGGCAGTCCATGCCTGCATCTCAATTTG GTGGCCATATCCATTCCTCGATCTTGCATCTTCATTTTCTCCTCTATG GTATTCATCAGTGGCGCTAATGCACATACCATGCTATGGTATTTTTGTTTTGGTTATGAAGCTGAAACACCATTTGCTAAGGAAATGGTTCCCTCACTCTTATCAGTGTGCAAGCTGA
- the LOC107802400 gene encoding uncharacterized protein LOC107802400 isoform X2 — protein sequence MESSEKTEEEKVVNRPQKIAGTVNWGAATVIGVFAGLLYGGSKEAAASVSKDAEVMLKLGSTPDKREQYRLMRDAMEKRFIRVTRGSIVGGIRLGMFTAAFYGLQNLLAEKRGVHDVYNVVGAGSATAATFGLIMPGSLHWRARNVMLGSALGAAVCFPLGWLHLKLVEKANEGSGTTDGNEVKGGVGAAIERLEEHLNK from the exons ATGGAATCCTCAGAAAAAACTGAAGAAGAAAAGGTGGTTAAT AGGCCTCAGAAAATCGCAGGAACTGTAAATTGGGGCGCTGCTACTGTAATTGGGGTATTTGCTGGCTTGTTGTATGGAGGTAGCAAGGAGGCTGCTGCTTCTGTT AGCAAGGATGCGGAGGTGATGTTAAAGCTTGGGAGCACACCAGATAAGCGTGAACAATATCGGCTCATGAGAGATGCTATGGAAAAAAGATTTATACGAGTCACTCGTGGCTCAATAGTTGGCGGAATACGGCTTGGAATGTTTACTGCAGCTTTCTATGGATTACAGAATCTGCTTGCTGAAAAGCGTGGGGTGCATGATGTTTATAATGTTGTTGGAGCTGGTTCTGCTACAGCTGCAACATTTGGTCTAATTA TGCCAGGATCACTCCATTGGCGTGCGAGAAATGTGATGTTAGGTTCTGCTTTGGGTGCTGCAGTTTGCTTCCCTCTTG GGTGGCTTCATTTGAAGCTTGTAGAGAAAGCCAATGAAGGGTCTGGGACAACAGATGGCAATGAAGTGAAGGGTGGTGTAGGTGCTGCAATTGAGCGACTTGAAGAGCACTTGAACAAATAG
- the LOC107802398 gene encoding uncharacterized protein LOC107802398 isoform X2, translating into MRGEPKNSWQPALTVDTTTSSYWFNWKVMLCSIWILASMIFASILITKYEGPRDSRNRSREQQKDSPGLLYDDEVWKPCLKTIHPGWLLGYRVVAFLILLLMLILNVAVDGGEIFYYYTQWTFTLITIYFGLGSVLSMYGCYQYHNKVGGDGIDNERLDAEYGSRRLSMNVESSSSSNAAKQVGENAEQNSRQIADFWGYLFQIIFQMNAGAVTLTDCVFWFVLVPFLTIRGYNLNFWIINMHSINVVFLLGDTALNCLRFPWFRIGYFFLWTSVYVVFQWAVHACISIWWPYPFLDLASSFSPLWYSSVALMHIPCYGIFVLVMKLKHHLLRKWFPHSYQCAS; encoded by the exons ATGAGAG GAGAACCAAAAAACTCATGGCAACCAGCTTTGACTGTTGATACAACAACATCAAGTTACTGGTTTAATTGGAAGGTTATGCTTTGCtccatttggattttagcttcaaTGATTTTTGCATCCATTCTCATAACAAAATATGAAGGCCCTCGCGATTCGAGGAATAGGAGCAGAGAACAGCAGAAAGATTCCCCTGGACTCTTGTATGATGATGAAGTTTGGAAACCATGTCTCAAAACTATACATCCTGGTTGGCTTCTTGGATATAGAGTCGTCGCCTTTTTAATTCTCTTGTTAATGTTAATCTTAAATGTTGCTGTTGATGGAGGTGAAATCTTTTACTACTATACACA GTGGACATTCACATTGATCACTATTTATTTTGGG CTTGGATCTGTGCTTTCAATGTATGGATGTTACCAATATCACAATAAGGTTGGTGGTGATGGAATTGATAACGAGAGATTAGACGCTGAGTATGGTTCGCGAAGATTGTCTATGAATGTAGAAAGTAGCAGCAGTTCAAATGCTGCAAAACAGGTAGGGGAAAATGCAGAACAGAATTCTCGCCAAATTGCTGATTTCTGGGGATATCTTTTTCAGATAATTTTCCAG ATGAATGCTGGAGCTGTAACGCTTACTGATTGTGTCTTCTGGTTTGTACTCGTTCCATTTCTGACAATTAGAGGCTACAATTTAAATTTT TGGATTATAAACATGCATTCAATCAATGTTGTGTTTCTACTTGGTGATACAGCTCTCAACTGCTTG CGTTTCCCTTGGTTTCGAATTGGATATTTCTTTCTGTGGACATCAGTTTATGTTGTTTTCCAGTGGGCAGTCCATGCCTGCATCTCAATTTG GTGGCCATATCCATTCCTCGATCTTGCATCTTCATTTTCTCCTCTATG GTATTCATCAGTGGCGCTAATGCACATACCATGCTATGGTATTTTTGTTTTGGTTATGAAGCTGAAACACCATTTGCTAAGGAAATGGTTCCCTCACTCTTATCAGTGTGCAAGCTGA
- the LOC107802400 gene encoding uncharacterized protein LOC107802400 isoform X1, whose product MESSEKTEEEKRPQKIAGTVNWGAATVIGVFAGLLYGGSKEAAASVSKDAEVMLKLGSTPDKREQYRLMRDAMEKRFIRVTRGSIVGGIRLGMFTAAFYGLQNLLAEKRGVHDVYNVVGAGSATAATFGLIMPGSLHWRARNVMLGSALGAAVCFPLGWLHLKLVEKANEGSGTTDGNEVKGGVGAAIERLEEHLNK is encoded by the exons ATGGAATCCTCAGAAAAAACTGAAGAAGAAAAG AGGCCTCAGAAAATCGCAGGAACTGTAAATTGGGGCGCTGCTACTGTAATTGGGGTATTTGCTGGCTTGTTGTATGGAGGTAGCAAGGAGGCTGCTGCTTCTGTT AGCAAGGATGCGGAGGTGATGTTAAAGCTTGGGAGCACACCAGATAAGCGTGAACAATATCGGCTCATGAGAGATGCTATGGAAAAAAGATTTATACGAGTCACTCGTGGCTCAATAGTTGGCGGAATACGGCTTGGAATGTTTACTGCAGCTTTCTATGGATTACAGAATCTGCTTGCTGAAAAGCGTGGGGTGCATGATGTTTATAATGTTGTTGGAGCTGGTTCTGCTACAGCTGCAACATTTGGTCTAATTA TGCCAGGATCACTCCATTGGCGTGCGAGAAATGTGATGTTAGGTTCTGCTTTGGGTGCTGCAGTTTGCTTCCCTCTTG GGTGGCTTCATTTGAAGCTTGTAGAGAAAGCCAATGAAGGGTCTGGGACAACAGATGGCAATGAAGTGAAGGGTGGTGTAGGTGCTGCAATTGAGCGACTTGAAGAGCACTTGAACAAATAG
- the LOC107802397 gene encoding M phase phosphoprotein 10 isoform X1 yields MATTADDSQSADGVKALRRLKSTDAPLYLSASPDLSEAARLASKYLYSSLKPYTPKSPFAQLLTDGFDAEQIWQQIDFQSEPLLSSLRRQIRQFEKNPEEISKLFNLVEEKKRDKEELAVEEGESEDFKDVAMDDFDDEDDVDDDDEEEEEDDDDEEGDDGEKSEDGEEENGGVKGGLEDKFFKVNQLEEYMEADEAREYGLKKKTKRTRSKDEEEEDEEADEDEDEDELGFMGLDDDEDDENGGTESARYEDFFGSNKGIGRKKNVKSSDLSDGLGMDDDMSDDNDDNQKKKSLSTHEKELVKLRSTIEEMEKANLEEKAWTMQGEVTAARRPKNSALEVDLDFEHNVRPAPVITEEVTASLEELIQKRIVEGRFDDVQKPPSLPSRAPRETKELDDNKSKKGLAEIYEEEYVQKTGLVSTALSFSDEQKKEATLLFKKLCLKLDALSHFHFTPKPVIEDMSVQANVPALAMEEIAPVAVSDAAMLAPEEVFSGKGDVKEETELTQAERKRRRAKKKRKFKAESSKRTVKAAPQNTLSDDVERNEKS; encoded by the exons ATGGCAACCACGGCGGACGACAGCCAAAGTGCTGACGGCGTTAAGGCTCTCCGGCGGCTCAAATCCACTGACGCACCTCTCTATCTCTCAGCATCACCGGACCTTTCTGAAGCAGCTCGATTAGCCTCCAAGTACCTATACTCTTCTCTCAAACCCTACACCCCGAAGTCACCTTTCGCTCAACTCTTGACGGATGGTTTTGATGCTGAGCAAATATGGCAGCAAATTGACTTCCAATCTGAGCCCTTACTTTCCTCTCTCCGTCGCCAAATCAGACAATTTGAGAAGAATCCTGAGGAAATTTCAAAGCTTTTCAATTTAGTTGAAGAAAAGAAGAGGGACAAAGAGGAATTGGCAGTAGAAGAAGGAGAAAGTGAGGACTTTAAGGATGTAGCTATGGATGATTTTGATGACGAGGATGATGTGGATGATGacgatgaagaagaagaggaggatgatgatgatgaggagggtGATGATGGTGAGAAGAGCGAAGACGGGGAGGAGGAGAATGGAGGGGTAAAAGGGGGACTGGAAGATAAGTTTTTCAAGGTAAACCAGTTGGAAGAGTATATGGAGGCTGATGAGGCAAGGGAATATGGCTTGAAGAAGAAGACTAAGAGGACAAGGAGCAAGGACGaagaggaggaggatgaagaagctGACGAGGACGAGGACGAGGACGAG CTTGGATTTATGGGCCTCgacgatgatgaagatgatgaaaaTGGAGGAACCGAAAGTGCTAG ATATGAGGACTTCTTTGGTTCAAACAAGGGTATTGGACGGAAGAAAAATGTCAAATCATCTGATCTATCAGATGGCCTGGGAATGGATGATGACATGAGTGATGATAATGATGACAATCAG AAGAAGAAAAGCCTTTCTACCCATGAAAAGGAGCTTGTAAAACTCCGATCTACAATTGAGGAAATGGAGAAAGCAAACTTGGAAGAGAAGGCCTGGACTATGCAAGGAGAA GTAACTGCTGCAAGAAGGCCAAAGAATAGTGCATTGGAAGTTGATCTGGATTTCGAGCACAATGTGAGACCTGCCCCTGTAATTACTGAAGAGGTTACTGCATCACTTGAAGAACTAATTCAGAAACGTATTGTAGAG GGTCGGTTTGATGACGTTCAGAAGCCTCCTAGCTTGCCATCCAGAGCACCGAGAGAAACAAAAGAATTG GATGACAATAAAAGCAAAAAGGGCCTTGCCGAAATTTATGAG GAGGAATATGTCCAGAAAACTGGTCTTGTATCAACAGCATTATCCTTCTCAGATGAGCAGAAGAAAGAG GCCACTTTGCTGTTTAAGAAACTGTGCTTGAAGTTGGATGCTTTGTCTCATTTCCACTTCACTCCAAAACCG GTCATAGAAGATATGTCTGTACAAGCAAATGTCCCAGCACTTGCAATGGAAGAG ATTGCACCTGTGGCAGTCTCTGATGCAGCTATGCTGGCTCCCGAGGAAGTATTTTCTGGCAAAGGAGATGTTAAAGAAGAAACAGAGTTGACACAAGCAGAGAGAAAAAGGAGGAGagcaaagaagaaaaggaaatttaAAG CTGAATCATCAAAAAGGACGGTCAAGGCGGCACCCCAAAATACATTGTCTGATGATGTTGAGA GGAATGAGAAGTCATAA